GCGTCCCCCGGGACGTCCTCGTCGAGCGGCGCCATGGCACCGATGACGATGTTGCTGGCGACGTCACCGGCGGCCATGCCGCCCATGCCGTCGGCGACGGCGAGGAGCCGCGGCCCGGCGTAGACGGAGTCCTGGTTTCCGTCTCGGATCAGACCGCGGTCGCTGTGGGCCGCATAGCGCAGGGTCAGAGTCATGGCCGTAATTCGAGAGAGGTGTGGCCGATACGGATCGGCACGCCGAGGGGGACGGGGGTCGGTCCGGTGACCTTAGCGCGATCGAGGTACGTGCCGTTAGTCGAGCCGAGGTCCTCGACGAACCACTGACCGTCGCGGGGCACCAGCCGGGCGTGCCGCGCGGAGGCGTAGTCGTCGGTGATGACGAGGGTGGAATCCTCGGCCCGGCCGATGGTGATCTGCGCTTCGCCGAGGGTGATCCGGGTGCCGGCGAGCTGGCCGGCGGTGACCACCAGCTGGTGGGCCGCCCGTCCCCGCTTCGCCTTCGCCGGCTTCGCCGTCTGCTGTTGGGTCGAGGCCCCGACCGCGCGGGGCGCGGCCACCAGCCGGCCCGATCGGGCACCGGCGAAGAGATCCCGTCGGATGACACCGACCACCGTGAACACGAAGATCCACAGCAGGATCAGGAACCCGAACCGGGCGACGGTGATGACGAGTTCCGGCAAGGCGGGTCAGCCGTCCACGCGGAA
Above is a window of Micromonospora rifamycinica DNA encoding:
- a CDS encoding FHA domain-containing protein FhaB/FipA: MPELVITVARFGFLILLWIFVFTVVGVIRRDLFAGARSGRLVAAPRAVGASTQQQTAKPAKAKRGRAAHQLVVTAGQLAGTRITLGEAQITIGRAEDSTLVITDDYASARHARLVPRDGQWFVEDLGSTNGTYLDRAKVTGPTPVPLGVPIRIGHTSLELRP